One region of Qipengyuania sp. SS22 genomic DNA includes:
- a CDS encoding alpha-E domain-containing protein codes for MLGRTANGLFWMFRYLERAENTARLLDAGLRMALTRDLVTAEEEWRSVISTAGQRAGYEAKHASYTGVQAWNYILRDKDNASSILAMFGQVRQNARLARNAISGELWEAINENWLETQEQLSRPVGENRVLDTVATIRRAGTLAHGAMEGSMLRDEGYHFAQAGTFIERGDSIARILDIKYYLLLPSLSYVGSSLDTGQWDQVLRSVSGDRAYRWLNAGQIDARGICEFLILDDCFPRSLAFCHSELRANLAALARLHGQEGASNTLMRDADTRIADLTIEDVFDQGLHEFLVDFMASNAAIGVAIAKDYRFLA; via the coding sequence ATGCTCGGCCGGACCGCCAATGGCCTGTTCTGGATGTTCCGCTATCTCGAGCGGGCGGAGAACACCGCGCGCCTGCTCGATGCGGGGCTGCGCATGGCGCTGACCCGCGATCTGGTCACGGCGGAAGAGGAATGGCGCTCGGTCATTTCCACCGCCGGGCAGCGTGCGGGCTACGAGGCCAAGCATGCCAGCTATACCGGCGTGCAGGCGTGGAATTATATCCTGCGCGACAAGGACAACGCTTCCTCGATCCTCGCGATGTTCGGCCAGGTGCGCCAGAACGCCCGGCTCGCGCGGAACGCCATCAGCGGCGAATTGTGGGAAGCGATCAACGAGAACTGGTTGGAGACGCAGGAGCAACTGTCCCGTCCGGTCGGCGAGAACCGCGTGCTCGACACGGTGGCGACGATCCGGCGCGCCGGCACGCTGGCGCATGGCGCGATGGAAGGCTCGATGCTGCGCGACGAAGGGTATCACTTCGCGCAGGCCGGCACCTTCATCGAACGCGGCGACAGCATCGCGCGCATCCTCGATATCAAATACTATCTGCTGCTGCCCTCGCTCTCCTATGTCGGGTCGAGCCTCGATACGGGGCAGTGGGACCAGGTGCTACGCTCGGTCTCGGGCGACCGTGCCTACCGCTGGCTCAATGCGGGCCAGATCGATGCGCGCGGGATCTGCGAATTCTTGATCCTCGACGATTGCTTCCCGCGCAGCCTGGCCTTCTGCCATTCCGAATTGCGCGCCAATCTCGCCGCGCTGGCGCGGCTGCACGGCCAGGAAGGCGCCAGCAACACGCTGATGCGCGACGCCGATACGCGGATCGCCGATCTTACTATCGAGGACGTCTTCGACCAGGGCCTGCACGAGTTCCTCGTCGATTTCATGGCCTCCAACGCCGCGATCGGGGTTGCGATCGCCAAAGACTATCGGTTCCTTGCCTGA
- a CDS encoding circularly permuted type 2 ATP-grasp protein gives MTGDTAYFDEMYQADGGVRPAYSGYCDWFNGQDNGLMRRKHAEAETNFRKTGITFNVYGDGEAEERLIPFDMVPRVITAAEWRKLSRGIEQRVSALNAFMHDLYHRQEIIRAGRIPERLFRNNNAWLPNMVGFTPPGGIYTHIVGIDLVRTGADEFYVLEDNARTPSGVSYMLENRETMMSMFPELFMRVPVEQVSDYPRRLAKSLAACAPECTRGKPTVAVLTPGIYNSAYFEHAFLADQMGAELVEGSDLRVIDGRVAMRTTRGYHPVDVIYRRVDDEFLDPLSFNEDSVLGVPGLMDVYRAGRLTIANAPGTGVADDKAIYSFMPEIVEFYTGEKPLLPNVETHRCADEESCKYVLDNLAELVVKEVHGSGGYGMLIGPAASKKELEAFRKKLVARPENYIAQPTLALSTCPIFTKKGLAPRHVDLRPFVLVSPNKIDITPGGLTRVALKKDSLVVNSSQGGGTKDTWVLKD, from the coding sequence ATGACCGGCGACACCGCTTACTTCGATGAAATGTACCAGGCCGATGGCGGGGTACGTCCGGCCTACTCAGGCTATTGCGACTGGTTCAACGGGCAGGACAACGGCCTCATGCGGCGTAAACACGCCGAGGCCGAGACCAATTTCCGCAAAACCGGCATCACCTTCAACGTCTATGGCGACGGCGAGGCCGAGGAACGGCTGATCCCGTTCGACATGGTACCGCGCGTGATTACCGCCGCCGAATGGCGCAAGCTGTCCCGCGGGATCGAACAGCGCGTGTCCGCGCTCAACGCCTTCATGCACGATCTCTACCACCGGCAGGAGATCATCCGCGCGGGCCGCATTCCCGAACGCCTGTTCCGCAACAACAACGCCTGGCTGCCGAACATGGTGGGCTTCACGCCGCCCGGCGGGATCTACACGCATATCGTCGGGATCGACCTCGTCCGCACCGGGGCCGACGAATTCTACGTGCTCGAAGACAATGCGCGAACTCCGTCTGGCGTGAGCTATATGCTCGAGAACCGCGAAACCATGATGAGCATGTTCCCCGAACTGTTCATGCGTGTCCCGGTCGAACAGGTTTCGGATTATCCGCGCCGGCTGGCCAAGAGCCTGGCCGCCTGTGCGCCCGAATGCACGCGCGGCAAGCCGACCGTCGCGGTGCTGACTCCGGGGATCTACAACTCCGCCTATTTCGAACACGCTTTCCTCGCCGACCAGATGGGTGCGGAGCTGGTCGAGGGCAGCGATTTGCGCGTCATCGACGGCCGCGTGGCGATGCGCACCACGCGCGGCTATCACCCGGTCGATGTGATCTATCGCCGCGTCGACGACGAATTCCTCGATCCGCTGAGCTTCAACGAAGACAGCGTGCTTGGCGTGCCGGGGCTGATGGATGTCTATCGCGCGGGCCGCCTGACCATCGCCAATGCACCGGGCACAGGCGTGGCCGACGACAAGGCGATCTATTCCTTCATGCCCGAGATCGTCGAGTTCTATACCGGCGAAAAACCGCTGCTGCCCAATGTCGAGACGCATCGCTGCGCCGATGAGGAATCGTGCAAATACGTGCTCGACAATCTCGCCGAGCTGGTGGTCAAGGAAGTCCACGGATCGGGCGGCTACGGCATGCTGATCGGCCCGGCCGCCTCGAAGAAGGAGCTCGAGGCGTTCCGCAAGAAGCTTGTCGCGCGGCCCGAGAACTACATCGCGCAGCCGACACTGGCGCTGTCGACCTGTCCGATCTTCACCAAGAAGGGCCTCGCCCCGCGGCATGTCGACCTGCGCCCGTTCGTGCTGGTTTCACCCAACAAGATCGACATTACCCCCGGCGGGCTGACGCGCGTTGCGCTCAAGAAGGATTCGCTGGTGGTCAATTCGAGCCAGGGCGGCGGCACCAAGGATACCTGGGTGCTCAAGGACTGA
- a CDS encoding alpha/beta hydrolase, which translates to MATLPFKDTRLIDREELARRWALAAEPCPEEISGPRWQLLLRELLWPIEPLRRLVGRPLEIAPAASPKTVMLLPGFGAHPIRMRWMARKFEQAGHNTKKWGLGYNLGATEKSFRKVEQRLVDIYQRSGEPVHLVGWSLGGVMARELAKAHPDKVAKVITMGSPFSGSPRANNGWRAYQAIAGHRVDEPEIDAVVHEKPPVETVAMWSPRDGIVHPRAACGKPGERDRARALRCSHMGFVLTHEAVEAVLSELDRG; encoded by the coding sequence ATGGCAACGTTACCCTTCAAAGACACGCGTCTTATCGACCGCGAGGAACTGGCCCGCCGCTGGGCGCTCGCGGCCGAGCCGTGCCCCGAGGAGATCAGCGGTCCGCGCTGGCAATTGCTGCTGCGCGAATTGCTCTGGCCGATCGAGCCGCTGCGGCGGCTGGTCGGTCGCCCGCTGGAAATCGCGCCCGCCGCTAGTCCCAAAACCGTCATGCTGCTGCCCGGTTTCGGCGCGCATCCCATTCGCATGCGGTGGATGGCGCGCAAGTTCGAGCAGGCTGGCCACAACACCAAGAAATGGGGCCTCGGCTACAATCTGGGTGCTACCGAGAAAAGCTTCCGCAAGGTCGAGCAGCGGCTGGTCGATATCTACCAGCGCTCGGGTGAGCCGGTCCATCTGGTCGGCTGGAGCCTGGGCGGAGTGATGGCGCGCGAGCTGGCCAAGGCGCATCCCGACAAGGTCGCCAAGGTCATCACCATGGGGTCCCCCTTTTCGGGCAGCCCGCGTGCGAACAATGGTTGGCGGGCCTACCAGGCGATCGCCGGCCACCGTGTCGACGAACCCGAAATCGACGCCGTGGTGCATGAAAAGCCGCCGGTCGAAACGGTCGCCATGTGGAGCCCGCGCGATGGCATCGTCCATCCCCGCGCCGCCTGCGGCAAGCCTGGCGAGCGAGACCGCGCGCGCGCATTGCGCTGTTCGCACATGGGTTTTGTGCTGACCCATGAGGCGGTCGAAGCGGTGCTTTCGGAACTGGATCGCGGTTAA
- a CDS encoding DUF3617 domain-containing protein, with the protein MRHTALIAAASLTLAACGGASTDADGDGEISMAEAAAQSADMVRPQPGQYRATVEFVDIDIPDAPQQVQDMMRGMFDQGPQVHEYCLTQEEADKGFEEMARQAQDNDDCTFEKFDAAGGQIDAIMNCKAEGQGMARMTMKGTGNETSSDMTMTVDAEGPDGRTMTMTMTSAQERIGDCDA; encoded by the coding sequence ATGCGCCATACCGCCCTGATTGCCGCCGCCAGCCTGACCCTTGCCGCCTGTGGGGGCGCGTCCACCGATGCCGACGGCGATGGCGAGATCTCGATGGCCGAAGCTGCCGCGCAATCGGCCGACATGGTTCGGCCGCAGCCCGGCCAGTACCGTGCCACGGTCGAGTTCGTCGATATCGACATCCCCGACGCGCCGCAGCAGGTGCAGGACATGATGCGCGGCATGTTCGATCAGGGACCGCAGGTTCACGAATATTGTCTCACGCAGGAAGAAGCCGACAAGGGCTTCGAGGAAATGGCGCGGCAGGCGCAGGATAATGACGACTGCACGTTCGAGAAATTCGATGCCGCCGGCGGCCAGATCGATGCGATCATGAACTGCAAGGCCGAAGGGCAGGGCATGGCCCGGATGACCATGAAGGGCACGGGCAACGAGACGTCATCGGACATGACCATGACCGTCGATGCCGAAGGTCCCGACGGCCGGACGATGACGATGACCATGACGAGTGCGCAGGAGCGGATCGGCGACTGCGACGCTTAA
- the uvrB gene encoding excinuclease ABC subunit UvrB — MSELIIRRGLDEPDTTGEFVPHKPARPEKSMGGKAFKLVSDYTPSGDQPTAIAELSGAAKDGDQTQVLLGVTGSGKTFTMAKVIEELQRPALILAPNKILAAQLYGEFKSFFPENAVEYFVSYYDYYQPEAYVPRSDTYIEKESSVNEAIDRMRHSATRALLERDDVIIVASVSCLYGIGSVETYSAMIFDIKKGEAVDQRELIRKLVALQYKRNDAGFARGNFRVRGDSLEIFPSHYEDMAWRISFFGDDIEEISEFDPLTGKKGASLDKVRVYANSHYVTPGPTMKQAAEAIKFELTERLKELHEEGRLLEAQRLEQRTNFDLEMIAATGSCAGIENYSRFLTGRLPGEPPPTLFEYLPENALLFVDESHQTVPQIGAMSKGDHRRKITLAEHGFRLPSCIDNRPLRFNEWDAMRPQTFAVSATPGTWEMEQTGGVFAEQVIRPTGLIDPPVGIRPVEDQVQDCIEECKKTAAKGYRTLVTTLTKRMAEDLTEFMHEAGVKVRYMHSDVETLERIELIRDLRLGVYDVLVGINLLREGLDIPECGLVCILDADKEGFLRSETSLIQTIGRAARNVDGHVILYADRITGSMERAMAETDRRREKQKDYNEEHGITPQTIRRQIADIVAHTASQDGVTVDTGDDERNNLVGHNLRAYIEDLEKRMRTAAADLEFEEAGRLRDEIRQLENDELGLGDSEKKAPRVGRSDAGRPGTRKTRYGKTRYKRMGGKP; from the coding sequence ATGAGCGAACTGATCATTCGGAGAGGATTGGACGAGCCGGACACCACTGGCGAGTTCGTCCCCCACAAGCCTGCGCGCCCCGAAAAATCGATGGGCGGCAAGGCCTTCAAGCTGGTCAGCGACTACACCCCCTCGGGTGACCAACCGACTGCAATCGCCGAATTGAGCGGCGCGGCGAAGGACGGCGACCAGACGCAGGTGCTGCTGGGAGTGACCGGTTCGGGCAAGACCTTCACCATGGCCAAGGTGATCGAGGAATTGCAGCGCCCCGCGCTGATCCTCGCGCCGAACAAGATCCTTGCCGCGCAGCTGTACGGCGAGTTCAAGAGCTTCTTCCCCGAGAACGCAGTCGAATATTTCGTCAGCTATTACGACTATTACCAACCCGAAGCCTACGTCCCGCGCAGCGACACCTATATCGAGAAGGAAAGTAGCGTAAACGAGGCGATCGACCGGATGCGCCACTCGGCCACGCGCGCGCTACTCGAACGCGACGACGTGATCATCGTGGCATCAGTCTCGTGCCTCTACGGGATCGGCTCGGTCGAAACCTATTCGGCGATGATCTTCGACATCAAGAAGGGCGAAGCGGTCGACCAGCGCGAGCTGATTCGCAAACTCGTCGCGCTGCAATACAAGCGCAACGACGCCGGTTTCGCGCGCGGGAACTTCCGCGTCCGCGGCGACAGCCTGGAAATCTTCCCGAGTCATTACGAGGACATGGCCTGGCGGATCAGCTTCTTCGGCGACGATATCGAAGAAATCAGCGAATTCGATCCGCTCACCGGCAAGAAGGGCGCCAGCCTCGACAAGGTGCGCGTCTATGCCAATTCGCACTATGTGACGCCCGGCCCGACGATGAAACAGGCCGCCGAAGCGATCAAGTTCGAGCTGACCGAGCGGCTCAAGGAACTGCACGAGGAGGGCCGCCTGCTCGAAGCGCAGCGGCTCGAACAGCGCACCAATTTCGACCTCGAGATGATCGCCGCCACCGGCAGCTGCGCAGGGATCGAGAATTACAGCCGCTTCCTCACCGGGCGCCTGCCTGGCGAACCGCCGCCGACATTGTTCGAATACCTGCCCGAAAACGCGCTGCTGTTCGTCGACGAAAGCCACCAGACCGTGCCGCAGATCGGGGCGATGTCGAAAGGCGACCACCGCCGCAAGATCACGCTGGCCGAGCATGGCTTCCGCCTGCCCTCATGCATCGACAACCGCCCGCTGCGCTTCAACGAATGGGATGCGATGCGCCCGCAGACCTTCGCGGTCTCCGCCACGCCGGGCACGTGGGAAATGGAACAGACCGGCGGCGTCTTCGCCGAACAGGTCATTCGCCCCACCGGGCTGATCGACCCGCCTGTGGGCATCCGCCCGGTCGAGGACCAGGTCCAGGACTGCATCGAGGAATGCAAGAAGACCGCCGCCAAGGGCTATCGCACGCTGGTAACCACGCTGACCAAGCGAATGGCGGAGGATCTCACGGAATTCATGCACGAAGCGGGCGTCAAGGTCCGCTACATGCACTCCGACGTCGAGACGCTCGAACGTATCGAGCTGATCCGCGACCTGCGGCTGGGCGTTTATGACGTGCTGGTGGGGATCAACCTGCTGCGCGAAGGGCTCGACATTCCCGAATGCGGGCTGGTCTGCATCCTCGATGCCGACAAGGAAGGCTTCCTGCGCAGCGAAACCAGCCTGATCCAGACGATCGGCCGTGCGGCGCGCAATGTCGATGGCCACGTGATCCTCTATGCCGACCGCATCACCGGCAGCATGGAACGTGCGATGGCGGAAACCGACCGCCGCCGCGAGAAGCAGAAGGACTATAACGAGGAACACGGCATCACGCCGCAGACGATCCGCCGCCAGATCGCCGATATCGTCGCGCATACCGCGTCGCAGGACGGGGTCACGGTGGATACGGGCGACGACGAGCGCAACAATCTCGTCGGGCACAATCTGCGCGCCTATATCGAAGACCTCGAGAAACGCATGCGCACAGCCGCCGCCGATCTCGAATTCGAGGAAGCCGGTCGCCTGCGCGACGAAATCCGCCAGCTGGAGAACGACGAACTCGGCCTCGGCGATAGCGAGAAGAAAGCGCCGCGCGTGGGCCGCAGCGATGCCGGGCGCCCGGGAACGCGCAAGACCCGCTACGGCAAGACACGCTACAAGCGGATGGGCGGCAAACCGTGA
- a CDS encoding S10 family peptidase has protein sequence MTSSRILASICAASTILMVPYAAIAQADKAAATDKAGDIESQVRTRTMTGTFGGQRISYRATMAETVLKSDSGKPEAVVVTTSYVKDPRDASRPVFFLFNGGPGSGSVWLQMGAFGPKRVAIPSDARDDGAPPYPLLDNPDSLLDVADLVFIDPPGTGFSYLTKDTNPAKYYGLEADAEAVAKVIRLWLNENGRWNSPKYLGGESYGTTRTAMVARELEGGTYNDVGLNGLILISTILDFAGREPTPGNEMAYVVTLPNMAAAAYYHGKVQAPSVEEIVDEARQFAIGPFATALLKGQDLPDAERAAVRAELARLTGLSERYLDQADLRVTSQRFYKELLRDRGLTIGRLDARYTGRDFDDAGETPDNDPSFYGIDAGYTAAINSWTRDTLGFETTREYQSIGREPGRNWEWSVGNGRGAYLNVAPFIGQAMRQNSQLRVFNAQGYYDFATPFFGAEYSLKRMGIPQDRVEFQYYDAGHMMYIRDEDRAKLSRDIRAFIRAR, from the coding sequence ATGACATCGAGCCGTATTCTCGCCAGCATCTGTGCCGCCAGCACCATACTGATGGTGCCGTACGCCGCGATTGCGCAGGCCGACAAAGCAGCCGCGACCGACAAGGCGGGCGATATCGAATCGCAGGTGCGTACGCGGACCATGACCGGCACCTTCGGCGGACAGCGGATCTCCTACCGCGCGACCATGGCCGAAACGGTGCTCAAGTCGGACAGCGGCAAGCCCGAAGCGGTGGTGGTCACCACCAGCTATGTGAAGGACCCGCGCGATGCCTCGCGCCCCGTCTTCTTTCTGTTCAACGGCGGGCCCGGATCGGGTTCGGTGTGGCTGCAAATGGGTGCCTTCGGGCCCAAGCGGGTCGCGATCCCCTCCGACGCGCGCGACGATGGTGCCCCGCCCTATCCGCTGCTCGACAATCCCGACAGCCTGCTCGATGTCGCCGACCTCGTCTTCATCGACCCGCCGGGCACGGGTTTCAGCTATCTGACCAAGGATACCAATCCGGCCAAGTATTACGGGCTGGAAGCCGATGCCGAGGCAGTGGCCAAGGTCATCCGCCTGTGGCTCAACGAAAACGGCCGCTGGAACAGCCCCAAGTATCTCGGCGGCGAGAGCTATGGCACCACGCGCACCGCGATGGTCGCGCGCGAGCTTGAAGGCGGGACTTATAACGATGTCGGCCTCAACGGGCTGATCCTGATCTCGACCATTCTCGACTTCGCCGGGCGTGAACCGACACCGGGCAACGAAATGGCCTATGTCGTCACGCTGCCCAACATGGCCGCAGCCGCCTATTACCATGGCAAGGTGCAGGCCCCTTCGGTCGAAGAGATCGTCGACGAAGCGCGCCAGTTTGCCATCGGACCCTTCGCCACTGCGCTGCTCAAGGGGCAGGACCTGCCCGATGCCGAGCGTGCTGCAGTTCGCGCCGAACTCGCGCGGCTGACCGGCCTGTCCGAACGCTATCTCGACCAGGCCGACCTGCGCGTCACCTCGCAACGCTTCTACAAGGAATTGCTGCGCGACCGCGGGCTGACGATCGGGCGGCTCGACGCGCGCTATACCGGGCGCGATTTCGACGATGCCGGCGAGACCCCCGATAACGATCCCAGCTTCTACGGGATCGATGCGGGCTATACTGCGGCGATCAACAGCTGGACGCGCGACACGCTGGGCTTCGAGACGACCCGCGAATACCAGTCGATCGGCCGCGAGCCGGGACGCAATTGGGAATGGTCGGTCGGCAATGGCCGCGGCGCCTATCTCAATGTCGCGCCCTTCATCGGCCAGGCGATGCGGCAAAACTCGCAGCTGCGCGTGTTCAATGCGCAGGGCTATTACGATTTCGCCACGCCCTTTTTCGGCGCCGAATATTCGCTCAAGCGGATGGGGATTCCGCAGGACCGCGTGGAGTTCCAGTATTACGATGCGGGCCACATGATGTATATCCGCGACGAGGACCGCGCCAAGCTGTCACGCGACATCCGCGCCTTCATCCGCGCGCGCTGA
- a CDS encoding protein-disulfide reductase DsbD family protein, with amino-acid sequence MERLAALVALVALAFAAPVAAQNATSDRIAVELVAESAPQPGETWTLALHFTPSSAEWHGYWSNPGDAGLGMQLDWDLPEGWRAGEPLYPLPQRLVIGGLMNHVYEGDYAVLVPITVPKGAAGAQPAPIAVTASYLACTDAICVPQRAALSLDPARAGADPRFDRWRAAVVPPLDSGAQFEFTATHLRIGIPVPAATALGEPHFYLGTSQLGEGDRPSYAAQQRFIREGDLLVVEMPIEQFDVPPGVELAAEPRPQTIAGILDFGEGRGVRLTAVPGDVPLEGAKPLGGSAEPVLWRLLLAALAGGVLLNIMPCVFPILSLKALALAKAGGDERAARRDALAYTAGVVVACAALGGAILLLRAAGEQVGWAFQLQEPVVVVSLFLLALAITANFLGLFEIPGMAVSGGSPSQTGSFSTGLLAAFVATPCTGPFMAVALGAALVIEPINGLLVFTALGLGLALPFLLVGFVPAIRRLLPKPGAWMERFRKWMALPMGLTALALAWLVWRIGEGEYLALVLILGALALGGLALVGLFQRKSRSGAMMLGVSLVVVLGLGTALLPRPLAQASPGASLLDPIAYSETALAEARGSGSPVFVWFTADWCVTCKVNESVAIERSATRDAFDAAGVIALRGDWTQPDAEISRMLTQQGAAGVPLYLWYEPGGDAEQLPQVLTPDLLVEKARASARPR; translated from the coding sequence TTGGAACGATTGGCGGCGCTGGTGGCGCTGGTGGCACTGGCATTCGCCGCGCCGGTGGCGGCGCAGAATGCGACCAGCGACCGGATCGCGGTCGAACTGGTCGCCGAAAGCGCGCCGCAGCCGGGCGAGACATGGACGCTTGCGCTGCATTTCACCCCCTCGTCGGCGGAATGGCATGGCTATTGGTCGAACCCCGGTGATGCGGGGCTGGGCATGCAGCTCGACTGGGACCTGCCTGAGGGGTGGCGGGCGGGAGAGCCGCTCTATCCGCTGCCGCAGCGGCTGGTGATCGGCGGCTTGATGAACCATGTCTATGAAGGCGACTACGCGGTGCTGGTCCCCATCACCGTGCCCAAGGGCGCGGCAGGCGCACAGCCCGCGCCGATCGCCGTGACCGCCAGCTATCTCGCCTGCACCGATGCGATTTGCGTGCCGCAGCGCGCGGCGCTGTCGCTCGATCCGGCGCGCGCCGGGGCCGATCCGCGTTTCGACCGCTGGCGCGCGGCAGTGGTCCCCCCGCTCGACAGCGGCGCGCAGTTCGAATTCACCGCGACGCATTTGCGTATCGGCATCCCGGTCCCGGCAGCGACCGCCTTGGGCGAACCGCATTTCTACCTTGGTACCTCGCAATTGGGAGAGGGCGACCGGCCGAGCTACGCCGCGCAGCAGCGCTTCATCCGTGAAGGGGATTTGCTGGTGGTCGAGATGCCGATCGAGCAATTCGACGTGCCGCCGGGTGTCGAACTCGCCGCCGAACCGCGTCCGCAGACCATCGCGGGCATTCTCGATTTCGGCGAGGGACGCGGGGTGCGCCTGACCGCCGTTCCGGGCGATGTCCCGCTCGAAGGTGCCAAGCCGCTGGGCGGCAGCGCCGAGCCGGTGCTGTGGCGGCTGCTGCTCGCCGCGCTGGCGGGCGGGGTGCTGCTCAATATCATGCCCTGCGTCTTCCCCATTCTCAGCCTCAAGGCGCTGGCGCTGGCCAAGGCGGGCGGCGACGAACGCGCGGCGCGGCGCGATGCGCTCGCCTATACGGCAGGCGTGGTGGTGGCCTGTGCGGCGCTGGGCGGGGCGATCCTGCTGCTGCGCGCGGCGGGCGAGCAGGTCGGCTGGGCGTTCCAGTTGCAGGAGCCCGTGGTCGTCGTCAGCCTGTTCCTGCTCGCGCTGGCGATCACGGCCAATTTCCTCGGTCTGTTCGAGATCCCCGGCATGGCGGTTTCGGGCGGCTCGCCCTCGCAGACAGGGTCCTTCTCGACCGGGCTGCTTGCAGCGTTCGTGGCGACGCCGTGCACGGGGCCGTTCATGGCGGTCGCGCTGGGCGCGGCGCTGGTGATTGAGCCGATCAACGGTTTGCTTGTATTCACTGCACTGGGGCTGGGGCTGGCGCTGCCCTTCCTGCTGGTCGGGTTCGTCCCAGCGATCCGCCGCCTTCTGCCCAAGCCCGGCGCATGGATGGAGCGGTTCCGCAAATGGATGGCGCTGCCGATGGGGCTGACCGCGCTGGCGCTGGCATGGCTGGTCTGGCGGATCGGCGAGGGCGAATATCTCGCTCTGGTGCTGATCCTCGGCGCGCTGGCACTGGGCGGGCTCGCGCTGGTGGGGCTGTTCCAGCGCAAGTCCCGGTCGGGCGCAATGATGCTGGGCGTAAGCCTGGTGGTCGTGCTGGGGCTGGGCACTGCGCTGCTCCCGCGTCCGCTGGCGCAGGCTTCGCCGGGCGCAAGCCTGCTCGATCCGATTGCCTATAGCGAAACGGCGCTGGCCGAAGCGCGCGGTTCGGGGAGCCCGGTGTTCGTCTGGTTTACCGCCGACTGGTGCGTCACTTGCAAGGTCAATGAAAGCGTGGCGATCGAACGCAGCGCGACCCGCGATGCGTTCGATGCCGCCGGGGTCATCGCGCTGCGCGGCGACTGGACGCAGCCCGATGCGGAAATCTCGCGCATGCTGACGCAGCAGGGCGCAGCCGGGGTGCCGCTCTATCTGTGGTACGAACCCGGCGGCGACGCCGAGCAATTGCCGCAGGTGCTTACGCCGGATCTGCTGGTGGAGAAGGCGCGGGCGTCGGCTCGCCCTCGCTAA
- a CDS encoding FAD-dependent monooxygenase has protein sequence MTDKRDLLILGGGLVGMTLALAAAKKGLSSHLVDRADPASLTADGFDGRASAISTASWRLFRHIGLESVLEPHGCDIAAIGVLDQMKPGRLDFRPEPHEGTLGRMFANRQLRLALHEAATQEPLIAWHAPVEVVARERGEFGVSATLGDGRTLEAALMIGAEGRGSPSREEAGFKMAQWDYSHRAMIAGLDHAKPHENVAWEIFYPDGPFALLPMLDGPDGQHRSALVWTVDEKDAAGVLKLSDRAFLAEVLKRMGDLLGDLTLNSARSSYPLSFQHTARIVDHRLALVGDSAHGMHPIAGQGLNLGLRDVGALVDVLDEALRLGLDLGDTQVLKKYEEWRALDALMVMGATDSLTRVFGIRGKTASAVRRLGMAGIQRSGWLKRLFMDEARGISGKLPELLKA, from the coding sequence ATGACAGACAAGCGAGACCTGCTGATCCTGGGCGGCGGCCTGGTGGGCATGACCCTGGCGCTGGCTGCGGCGAAGAAGGGGCTGTCGAGCCACTTGGTCGACCGTGCCGATCCCGCCAGCCTGACCGCCGACGGCTTCGACGGGCGCGCCTCGGCGATCTCGACCGCGAGTTGGCGATTGTTCCGCCACATCGGGCTTGAGAGCGTGCTCGAACCGCATGGCTGCGACATTGCCGCGATCGGCGTACTCGACCAGATGAAGCCGGGCCGCCTCGATTTCCGGCCCGAACCGCATGAAGGCACGCTGGGGCGCATGTTCGCCAATCGCCAGCTGCGCCTCGCGCTGCACGAAGCTGCGACGCAGGAACCGCTGATTGCGTGGCATGCCCCGGTCGAAGTGGTCGCGCGCGAACGCGGCGAATTCGGCGTCTCGGCCACGCTGGGTGACGGGCGCACGCTCGAAGCCGCGCTGATGATCGGCGCCGAAGGGCGCGGTTCGCCATCGCGCGAAGAGGCGGGCTTCAAGATGGCGCAGTGGGATTACAGCCACCGCGCGATGATCGCCGGGCTCGACCACGCCAAGCCGCACGAAAACGTCGCATGGGAAATCTTCTATCCCGACGGCCCCTTCGCGCTACTCCCCATGCTCGACGGCCCCGATGGCCAGCACCGCAGTGCGTTGGTGTGGACCGTCGACGAGAAGGACGCTGCAGGCGTGCTCAAGCTGTCCGACCGCGCGTTCCTGGCCGAAGTGCTCAAGCGCATGGGCGACCTGCTCGGCGATCTCACGCTCAACAGCGCGCGTTCGTCCTATCCGCTCAGCTTCCAGCACACCGCCAGGATCGTCGACCACCGGCTCGCGCTGGTCGGCGACAGCGCGCATGGGATGCACCCGATCGCGGGCCAGGGTCTCAACCTCGGCCTGCGCGATGTCGGGGCGCTGGTAGACGTGCTCGACGAGGCACTGCGGCTCGGCCTCGACCTTGGGGATACGCAGGTGCTCAAGAAATACGAGGAATGGCGCGCGCTCGATGCGCTGATGGTGATGGGCGCGACCGACAGCCTGACGCGGGTCTTCGGCATTCGCGGCAAGACCGCGAGCGCGGTGCGGCGACTGGGCATGGCGGGTATCCAGCGCTCGGGCTGGCTCAAGCGCCTGTTCATGGACGAGGCGCGCGGCATCTCGGGCAAGCTGCCCGAATTGCTCAAGGCCTAG